Within the Plasmodium relictum strain SGS1 genome assembly, chromosome: 12 genome, the region aatttccatacacaaaaaaaaaggaaattaaccaaggtaaaataaaatgatataataaacttttttatacttatatatatatataataatttcgtttgttttattaataaatttataatgaatttataattatataaaaaaacaaatactTACATATTTCCaaagatttaaaaataataatacaaataacatatatactctgaatgatataaataagaatgaaaatcaactaaaaatgaaaaaaaagaaaaaagaatgaaCGAGTAATATCTTATGTTACATATTTGTAgattatatatacaatacttttttttttactttagaCAAAAactctgaaaaaaaaaaaattagtaaaatatattttttaactcACTTTCACGCTGAtcattatatgaatataaatagatattttaatgaaaatgtcTTTACTTCAACTATAACAAAaagtttattattaaatataattggagttaatgaaaaatatgttcataatttaaaaattaacaagAATTATTATCTTTTCAACTTTGAAGTTATTTTTATCGATGCAAATCATTGTCCTGgttctattattatttattttgaatttttaaatggaataaaaataattcacaCTGGTGATTTCCGTTATTCGAATATCCATagttttttgataaaaaaaatattaagttTTACCTACGTAAAAGAAGAAGAGGGCAAAGAAAAAGTATTAAAAGATCTTAAAGCATTAGaattgaaaaataatattttttcgaatgaaaatgaaagtaaaaaatatatagttttcaataataaaaaatataatatttgttatattaaagaaaattttacaatatacaaaagtaataaatatattgtaAATATTGAAGAATTTAGAATTGtttatttgaaaattattgaagaattattaattaaccttaaaaatataaaaaatgaattttttttatatgattctTTGGagtatgaaaatttttttaattatttcatttatatagaATTGTCATTGTATTTTAGTCAAAATGAACAAGAAATCTTACTGTTATATGAAGATAAAAAACTGAACGAAGcagatataattttaaataatgaaaatataaaaaatattcgtTTTATTCTGAATTTTcctaaaaaagaagaatcaGAAACATACTGCAGTTTTTTgggaataaaaaaagaattgttGGATTATAGAAGTAATGAATTACATGGTAATGattcaaaaaaaagattagaattcaaaaatttaaataaagaaaatataaaattggAATGCAAAGAAGATATATATGAAGAATATGCAAGTTTTAATACGTCTTATTGTCATACAAAAAGAAACAAAGAAAGAGGAAAAATCAATAACAacattaaaaagaaaagaaatgaaattaaaagaagtaaTAGTAATATTGATTCAAATGAATTAGAAGAAAATTCTAATTATATTAAGACAATTTATCTTGATACAACATATGCGCttactaaaaataatttatttcctCCTCAAATGTACTTGATAAATtacataatatatttatgcaaaaaaaaagtgactAAAGATTCAAATATGGAAATTGACATTAATCAAATAAATTCTTCATCggataagaaaaaaaggaatcaAAGGACAAATCCAggaataaaagaagaaaaggaaaataagAAAAGAGAGATATGtataaagaaagaaaatgaGGAAGAGAATaacgaaaaaaaagaagaaaataatgaaaaggaaaatgaagaaaaagaaaaaataattttaaaaaatcaaaagGTTTCgaaaaaaacattatttttatttggtACTTATAACTTaggtaaagaaaaaatttatttaagtGTTTCTGAAGCTTgtaatatgaaaatatatttcagaaatgaaaaaaaaaaaaaaataattgaatcctttataaataatagaaatattttaaatagaaTAACGAATGATAAATTAGAAGCACAAATTCATATTGTTGATATTAATTACTCTTGTATATTTCccaaaatagataaaaataagcTTCTAAATTTAATGGATGAAGAAATAGAAAGAgaatttgattttttttattatattattccTACAGGATGgactaaaaaatattctttttatgagaaaaataatatttctgtttttttaatacctTATAGTGAGCATTCTAATTTGTTagaatt harbors:
- a CDS encoding DNA repair metallo-beta-lactamase protein, putative produces the protein MIEDNINIIQNDPLIIIDKFPYTKKKEINQDKNSEKKKISKIYFLTHFHADHYMNINRYFNENVFTSTITKSLLLNIIGVNEKYVHNLKINKNYYLFNFEVIFIDANHCPGSIIIYFEFLNGIKIIHTGDFRYSNIHSFLIKKILSFTYVKEEEGKEKVLKDLKALELKNNIFSNENESKKYIVFNNKKYNICYIKENFTIYKSNKYIVNIEEFRIVYLKIIEELLINLKNIKNEFFLYDSLEYENFFNYFIYIELSLYFSQNEQEILLLYEDKKLNEADIILNNENIKNIRFILNFPKKEESETYCSFLGIKKELLDYRSNELHGNDSKKRLEFKNLNKENIKLECKEDIYEEYASFNTSYCHTKRNKERGKINNNIKKKRNEIKRSNSNIDSNELEENSNYIKTIYLDTTYALTKNNLFPPQMYLINYIIYLCKKKVTKDSNMEIDINQINSSSDKKKRNQRTNPGIKEEKENKKREICIKKENEEENNEKKEENNEKENEEKEKIILKNQKVSKKTLFLFGTYNLGKEKIYLSVSEACNMKIYFRNEKKKKIIESFINNRNILNRITNDKLEAQIHIVDINYSCIFPKIDKNKLLNLMDEEIEREFDFFYYIIPTGWTKKYSFYEKNNISVFLIPYSEHSNLLELINFVKSIKPCNIVPTVFSNPKEKLKILNIFNSYLNLKQEISNFLKIENNNKIKNKKISKQNSKEHEKNKKNYKHKTKADKIVCDKNQKKLSSFFSFLKKEKIKKEE